A portion of the Kribbella jejuensis genome contains these proteins:
- a CDS encoding TetR/AcrR family transcriptional regulator — protein MVTSGAYPLRRTPTQDRASRQVERILDAACAEVVERGYDAASTSGIAKRAEIAVGSVYRYFPDKRSLIQAIERRNQARYTEAVSERLADVTSWRAAVDVTLDTFRDMHRTDPGFKAVVLSGLGDPELEAKPGEFDDQHAGEFAELLVARFGARDSREFRLTVTLSITMGESLAHLADRLSADEAEYVLERGRPVLYGLLAPHLPA, from the coding sequence ATGGTGACATCGGGTGCCTATCCGCTCCGCCGGACGCCGACCCAGGACCGGGCCAGCCGGCAGGTCGAGCGGATCCTGGACGCGGCCTGCGCCGAGGTGGTCGAGCGGGGGTACGACGCGGCGTCGACGAGCGGGATCGCGAAGCGGGCCGAGATCGCGGTCGGCAGCGTCTACCGCTACTTCCCGGACAAGCGCAGCCTGATCCAGGCGATCGAGCGCCGCAACCAGGCGCGGTACACCGAGGCGGTGAGCGAGCGGCTGGCCGACGTGACCAGCTGGCGGGCAGCCGTTGACGTCACTCTGGACACGTTCCGCGACATGCACCGGACGGACCCGGGCTTCAAGGCGGTGGTGCTGAGCGGGCTCGGCGATCCGGAGCTGGAGGCGAAGCCCGGAGAGTTCGACGACCAGCACGCCGGCGAGTTCGCCGAGTTGCTGGTCGCGCGGTTCGGGGCCCGCGACTCGCGCGAATTCCGGCTCACGGTGACGTTGAGCATCACGATGGGCGAGTCACTCGCGCACTTGGCGGACCGGTTGTCCGCGGACGAGGCGGAGTACGTGCTGGAACGGGGCCGGCCGGTGCTGTACGGCTTGCTCGCCCCGCATCTTCCTGCTTGA
- a CDS encoding DUF5709 domain-containing protein has product MTENNREDYGSYSVDDEDQLQAEDTLDDRGVDDLLDEGYSPPEKWSAGEGFGTTADEALQGETLDQRVAQEVPDVDPYGDDTDDGEDVGGPEVGHARSGRLVASDEGTHSDDDSELYAEDVGIDGAAAGAEEAAVHVVDEDDFELEDDDEEDLEDYRDVDLGDVGDLED; this is encoded by the coding sequence ATGACCGAGAACAACCGCGAGGACTACGGCAGCTACAGCGTCGACGACGAGGACCAGCTGCAGGCCGAGGACACCTTGGACGACCGGGGCGTCGACGACCTGCTCGACGAGGGGTACTCGCCGCCGGAGAAGTGGTCCGCGGGCGAGGGCTTCGGTACGACCGCCGACGAGGCACTGCAGGGCGAGACGCTGGACCAGCGGGTAGCGCAGGAGGTCCCGGACGTCGACCCGTACGGCGATGACACCGACGACGGCGAGGACGTCGGCGGCCCGGAGGTCGGGCACGCCCGCTCCGGCCGGCTGGTCGCGTCCGACGAGGGCACCCACAGTGACGACGACAGCGAGCTGTACGCCGAGGACGTCGGCATCGACGGTGCCGCCGCCGGGGCCGAGGAGGCCGCCGTCCATGTTGTCGACGAGGACGACTTCGAACTCGAAGACGACGACGAGGAGGACCTGGAGGACTACCGCGACGTCGACCTGGGCGACGTCGGCGACCTCGAGGACTGA
- a CDS encoding FAD-binding dehydrogenase yields the protein MDADVIVVGAGLAGLAATAELADAGRKVLLLDQEPEASLGGQAFWSFGGLLFVDSPEQRRMGIKDSRELALQDWLGSAGFDRLDDEDKWARQWAEAYVDWAAGEKRPWLHAQGVRFFPVVGWAERGGYNADGHGNSVPRFHITWGTGPGLVAPFERRVREAVANGLVEFRFRHRVDELTVTGGVVDGVAGKVLEPSDVPRGVASSRVEVGEFALKAQAVIVTSGGIGGNHELVRQQWPKRMGEPPKRMISGVPAHVDGRMLAITERAGGRYVNRDRMWHYTEGIQNWDPIWPQHGIRILPGPSSLWFDATGKRLPVPLFPGFDTLGTLEHIMRTGYDYTWFVLTQKIIEKEFALSGQEQNPDLTGKDIRGVLGRARGGATAPVRAFMDKGADFVVRGNLPDLVRGMNDLTGEQLIDLDDLERQIVARDRELTNTFTKDLQVTALRGARNYRGDKLIRVAPPHRILDPKAGPLIAVRLNILTRKSLGGLQTDLDSRVLRADGTPLPGVYAAGEVAGFGGGGIHGYRSLEGTFVGGCLFTGRTAGRAAAGAVS from the coding sequence ATGGACGCTGATGTGATCGTCGTCGGGGCAGGGCTGGCCGGGCTGGCGGCGACCGCGGAGTTGGCCGATGCGGGACGGAAGGTGCTGCTGCTCGATCAGGAGCCGGAGGCGTCGCTCGGCGGGCAGGCGTTCTGGTCGTTCGGCGGGTTGCTGTTCGTCGACTCGCCAGAGCAACGGCGGATGGGGATCAAGGACTCGCGCGAGCTCGCGCTGCAGGACTGGCTCGGATCGGCGGGGTTCGACCGGCTCGACGACGAGGACAAATGGGCGCGGCAGTGGGCCGAGGCGTACGTCGACTGGGCGGCCGGCGAGAAGCGTCCGTGGCTGCACGCGCAGGGCGTGCGGTTCTTTCCGGTGGTCGGGTGGGCCGAGCGCGGCGGGTACAACGCGGACGGGCACGGGAACTCGGTACCGCGGTTCCACATCACCTGGGGCACAGGGCCCGGGCTGGTCGCGCCGTTCGAGCGCCGGGTGCGGGAGGCGGTCGCGAACGGGCTGGTCGAGTTCCGGTTCCGGCATCGCGTCGACGAGCTGACCGTGACCGGTGGGGTGGTCGACGGTGTCGCGGGCAAGGTCCTCGAGCCCAGCGACGTACCGCGCGGTGTGGCCAGCTCGCGGGTCGAGGTCGGTGAGTTCGCGCTGAAGGCGCAGGCCGTGATCGTCACGTCCGGCGGGATCGGCGGGAACCACGAGCTGGTCCGGCAGCAGTGGCCGAAGCGGATGGGCGAACCACCGAAGCGGATGATCAGCGGCGTCCCGGCGCACGTCGACGGGCGGATGCTCGCGATCACCGAGCGGGCCGGTGGCCGGTACGTGAACCGCGACCGGATGTGGCACTACACCGAAGGCATCCAGAACTGGGACCCGATCTGGCCGCAGCACGGCATCCGGATCCTGCCCGGCCCGTCGTCGCTCTGGTTCGATGCCACCGGCAAGCGGCTGCCGGTGCCGTTGTTCCCCGGGTTCGACACGCTCGGGACGCTCGAGCACATCATGCGGACCGGGTACGACTACACCTGGTTCGTGCTGACCCAGAAGATCATCGAGAAGGAGTTCGCGCTCTCCGGCCAGGAGCAGAACCCGGATCTGACCGGCAAGGACATCCGGGGTGTGCTCGGCCGCGCCCGCGGCGGTGCCACCGCGCCGGTGCGGGCGTTCATGGACAAGGGCGCCGACTTCGTTGTCCGCGGCAACCTTCCGGACCTGGTCCGGGGGATGAACGACCTGACCGGTGAGCAGCTGATCGACCTCGACGACCTGGAACGGCAGATCGTCGCCCGCGACCGCGAGCTGACCAACACGTTCACCAAGGACCTGCAGGTGACCGCGCTCCGCGGCGCCCGCAACTACCGCGGCGACAAGCTGATCCGGGTCGCGCCGCCGCACCGGATCCTCGACCCGAAGGCCGGCCCGCTGATCGCCGTACGGCTGAACATCCTGACCCGGAAGTCCCTCGGCGGCCTGCAGACCGACCTGGATTCGCGGGTCCTGCGAGCCGACGGCACTCCGCTGCCCGGCGTCTATGCGGCCGGCGAGGTGGCGGGCTTCGGGGGCGGCGGCATCCACGGCTACCGCTCGCTGGAAGGCACGTTCGTCGGCGGCTGCCTCTTCACCGGCCGCACGGCCGGACGGGCCGCCGCCGGCGCCGTTTCCTAG
- a CDS encoding OsmC family protein has protein sequence MSEHVVDVSWSRGEYDFAYDSYSRDHEWRFDGGITVPASANPKYLGNPGPVDPEEAFVAALSSCHMLTFLSIAARKRLVVDSYEDHAVGVMAPGSSGRLAITQVTLNPKIIWNGAEPDAETVGKIHHLAHQECFIANSVTTEIIVATDN, from the coding sequence ATGTCGGAGCACGTGGTCGATGTCAGTTGGAGCCGTGGTGAGTACGACTTCGCCTACGACAGCTACAGCCGCGACCACGAGTGGCGCTTCGACGGCGGTATCACGGTTCCGGCCTCGGCGAACCCGAAGTACCTGGGCAACCCGGGGCCGGTCGACCCGGAAGAGGCGTTCGTGGCGGCGCTGTCGTCCTGCCACATGCTGACGTTCCTGTCGATCGCTGCCCGGAAGCGACTGGTCGTGGACTCGTACGAGGACCACGCGGTCGGCGTGATGGCTCCGGGCAGCTCCGGAAGGCTCGCGATCACGCAGGTCACGCTGAACCCGAAGATCATCTGGAACGGCGCCGAGCCGGACGCCGAGACGGTCGGCAAGATCCACCACCTCGCGCACCAGGAGTGCTTCATCGCGAACTCGGTGACCACCGAGATCATTGTTGCCACTGACAACTGA
- a CDS encoding DUF5107 domain-containing protein, whose protein sequence is MTILSAQNLVIPAASLGPENPLAPLRTQREVHHVENLADLPADLRENIEYGGLHSPLPCLDQDGYDRTLVETSLPVLVLENEHVRATVLPTLGGRLYSLLHHGTELLYRNPVFQPANLALRNAWFAGGVEWNVGSTGHWTGTCAPMHAARVEGPDGTPVLRLWELERTRNLVTQLDFWLPEDSEFLYVGVRLQNPSDVDVPAYWWSNIAVPQSADRRVLVPAEQAWRYGYGSRLELIDVEPELTYPMRHPRAVDYFFEPLAGEGSWIASVDGSGRGLVQASTERLAGRKLFVWGQGEGGRRWQEWLSPGLVGDGYAEIQAGLARTQMEHLRLPGKTSWSWLEAYGCLSMDAEVAHSQDWKTARSGGAAALGPVLGGLVEREREWLGVVDAAPVERLAVGSGWGALELRRTGWSVSDGTPFAEDTLTARERAWLPLLDGQLPAADDVPDGTLVAWRDVLEAAEDNWLVWYHRGVARHYAGDEAGAVEAWRQSGDNAWALRNLGVVTHELDYYERAVQLRPDLVPLLVEAITAALDSDVPRAERMLAQAPDDPRIQLLRVRHALATGNPAKAHELLAAGIQLATVREGANPLTDYWLAAEAALGTQRPVPPEYQFGMGEN, encoded by the coding sequence GTGACGATCCTTTCTGCGCAAAACCTCGTGATTCCCGCAGCTTCGCTCGGTCCGGAGAACCCGCTCGCTCCGCTCCGCACGCAGCGCGAGGTCCATCACGTGGAGAACCTCGCCGATCTCCCGGCCGACCTCCGGGAGAACATCGAGTACGGCGGCCTGCACAGTCCGCTGCCATGCCTGGACCAGGACGGGTACGACCGGACGCTGGTCGAGACGTCGCTGCCCGTGCTCGTCCTCGAGAACGAGCACGTACGCGCGACCGTACTGCCGACGCTCGGCGGCCGGCTGTACTCGCTCCTGCACCACGGGACCGAGCTGCTCTACCGGAACCCGGTGTTCCAGCCGGCGAACCTCGCGCTCCGCAACGCCTGGTTCGCGGGTGGCGTCGAGTGGAACGTCGGGAGTACCGGCCACTGGACCGGGACCTGCGCGCCGATGCACGCGGCGCGGGTCGAGGGGCCGGACGGTACGCCGGTGTTGCGGCTGTGGGAGCTCGAGCGGACCCGGAACCTCGTCACCCAGCTCGACTTCTGGCTGCCGGAGGACTCCGAGTTCCTGTACGTCGGTGTCCGGCTGCAGAATCCGTCCGACGTGGACGTCCCGGCGTACTGGTGGTCGAACATCGCCGTACCGCAGTCGGCCGATCGCCGGGTGCTGGTGCCGGCGGAGCAGGCGTGGCGGTACGGGTACGGGAGCCGGCTGGAGCTGATCGACGTGGAGCCGGAGCTGACGTATCCGATGCGGCATCCGCGGGCGGTGGACTACTTCTTCGAGCCGCTGGCCGGGGAGGGGTCGTGGATCGCTTCCGTGGACGGGTCCGGTCGTGGGTTGGTGCAGGCGTCCACCGAGCGGTTGGCCGGGCGGAAGTTGTTCGTGTGGGGGCAGGGCGAGGGCGGGCGGCGATGGCAGGAGTGGTTGTCGCCGGGGCTGGTCGGTGATGGGTACGCCGAGATTCAGGCTGGTCTTGCTCGTACTCAGATGGAACACCTCAGGCTGCCGGGGAAGACTTCGTGGAGCTGGCTCGAGGCGTACGGATGCCTTTCGATGGACGCCGAGGTTGCGCATTCCCAGGACTGGAAGACAGCTCGATCGGGTGGGGCCGCGGCGCTGGGGCCGGTGTTGGGCGGGTTGGTCGAGCGGGAGCGGGAGTGGTTGGGCGTGGTGGATGCTGCGCCGGTGGAGCGGTTGGCTGTGGGATCTGGGTGGGGCGCGTTGGAGCTGCGGCGGACCGGGTGGAGTGTGTCGGACGGTACGCCGTTCGCCGAGGACACCTTGACGGCGCGGGAGCGGGCGTGGTTGCCGTTGTTGGACGGTCAGTTGCCGGCGGCGGACGACGTACCGGACGGGACGCTGGTCGCGTGGCGGGACGTGCTGGAGGCAGCCGAGGACAACTGGCTCGTCTGGTACCACCGGGGTGTCGCGCGGCACTACGCCGGTGACGAGGCCGGCGCGGTCGAGGCCTGGCGGCAGTCCGGGGACAACGCCTGGGCGCTCCGCAATCTCGGTGTAGTTACGCACGAGTTGGATTACTACGAGCGCGCCGTCCAGCTCCGGCCCGACCTGGTACCGCTCCTGGTCGAGGCGATCACGGCCGCGCTCGACTCCGACGTACCGCGGGCGGAGCGGATGCTCGCGCAGGCGCCGGACGACCCGCGGATCCAGTTGCTGCGCGTACGGCACGCGCTGGCGACCGGAAATCCGGCGAAAGCCCATGAATTGCTGGCCGCTGGAATCCAGTTGGCCACCGTCCGGGAGGGCGCCAATCCGCTCACCGACTACTGGCTGGCGGCCGAGGCCGCGCTCGGCACCCAGCGGCCGGTGCCGCCCGAGTACCAGTTCGGAATGGGCGAAAACTGA
- a CDS encoding DUF3592 domain-containing protein, whose amino-acid sequence MLTIVVLGGFGLVLVVAAFIVTEVLAGLRRDEIPTGTEEKTAGRVIRVRGPVRGQLANGAPAVYTEVIVEYYSRRGEGPFEVARKFPVGSRITYTKGDRVIVAYDVRNPRRARLAGRVSHWPTLGPYSAAPAA is encoded by the coding sequence ATGTTGACGATCGTTGTACTAGGTGGGTTCGGCCTGGTGCTGGTGGTCGCGGCTTTCATCGTGACCGAGGTCCTGGCCGGCCTGCGCCGGGACGAAATCCCCACCGGCACAGAAGAGAAGACCGCGGGACGAGTGATCCGGGTGCGTGGCCCGGTCCGCGGCCAGTTGGCCAACGGTGCCCCGGCGGTCTACACCGAGGTCATCGTCGAGTACTACAGCCGCCGGGGTGAGGGACCGTTCGAGGTCGCTCGCAAGTTCCCGGTCGGGAGCAGGATTACTTACACCAAGGGTGACCGGGTGATCGTCGCGTACGACGTCCGGAACCCGCGCCGGGCACGCCTGGCCGGAAGGGTCAGCCACTGGCCGACCCTGGGACCGTATTCGGCGGCCCCGGCAGCCTGA
- a CDS encoding cytochrome P450, with the protein MGRTPLLGSRTLDRQTARTLPPGPKLPTLVQTWLFASHRRTFFPRMRDKYGDVFTIRLVPSSRVCVVLSRPEHIREVFGSPPAVMHAGEGNTALEPIMGSHSLLLLDDEDHVRMRKQLMPAFSGAALRGYAGMVLELARAEVAKWPVGTPFRMHQRMRNLTLEIILQVVFGVSDQDRLDTLRPLMDKIVSVSPVIMLGSFYPSLLRFRPWRTYLDTQRKVDEILYDEIAKRRDTYAGRTDVLSRLLAAGNWSDVELRDQLVTLLLAGHETTATALAWAFHELARRPEDLAFGQRAADAGADDELEAIVKEALRLHPVVYQVGRRVTETTDVAGYRLQRGTTIMAAIGLVHRDGEHFPNPQDFRPQRFLSDDPPAPGTWIPFGGGARRCIGAGFSLMEGTEILRAALTAYDFQAPNPEPEPPQAKNVTLVPRRGAEVRVTKR; encoded by the coding sequence ATGGGTCGGACACCTTTGCTCGGTTCGCGGACGCTCGACCGGCAGACGGCGCGGACGTTGCCGCCGGGTCCGAAACTTCCGACGCTGGTCCAGACCTGGCTGTTCGCGAGCCACCGCCGGACGTTCTTCCCACGGATGCGGGACAAGTACGGCGACGTGTTCACGATCCGGCTGGTGCCGTCGAGCCGGGTCTGCGTGGTGCTGAGCCGGCCCGAGCACATCCGCGAGGTGTTCGGCAGCCCGCCCGCGGTGATGCACGCCGGCGAGGGGAACACCGCGCTGGAGCCGATCATGGGCTCGCACTCGCTGCTGTTGCTCGACGACGAGGACCACGTCCGGATGCGCAAGCAGCTGATGCCGGCCTTCTCCGGCGCGGCGCTGCGCGGGTACGCCGGCATGGTGCTCGAACTGGCCCGCGCCGAGGTCGCGAAGTGGCCGGTCGGTACGCCGTTCCGGATGCACCAGCGGATGCGGAACCTGACCCTGGAGATCATCCTGCAGGTGGTCTTCGGCGTCAGCGACCAGGACCGGCTGGACACGCTGCGCCCGCTGATGGACAAGATCGTCTCGGTGTCGCCGGTGATCATGCTCGGGTCGTTCTACCCGTCGCTGCTGCGGTTCCGGCCGTGGCGGACGTACCTCGACACCCAGCGCAAGGTCGACGAGATCCTGTACGACGAGATCGCGAAGCGGCGCGACACGTACGCCGGGCGGACCGACGTACTGTCCCGGCTGCTTGCCGCCGGCAACTGGTCGGACGTGGAACTGCGGGACCAGCTGGTCACGTTGCTGCTGGCCGGGCACGAGACGACCGCGACCGCGCTGGCCTGGGCGTTCCACGAGCTGGCGCGCAGGCCGGAGGACCTGGCGTTCGGGCAGCGTGCGGCCGACGCCGGCGCGGACGACGAGCTGGAGGCGATCGTCAAGGAGGCGCTGCGGCTGCACCCGGTGGTGTACCAGGTCGGCCGGCGGGTGACCGAGACGACCGACGTCGCCGGCTACCGGCTGCAGCGCGGTACGACGATCATGGCCGCGATCGGGCTGGTCCACCGCGACGGCGAGCACTTCCCGAACCCCCAGGACTTCCGCCCGCAACGGTTCCTGTCCGACGACCCGCCCGCGCCCGGTACCTGGATTCCGTTCGGCGGCGGCGCGCGCCGGTGCATCGGCGCCGGCTTCTCGCTGATGGAAGGTACCGAGATCCTTCGCGCGGCCCTCACGGCGTACGACTTCCAGGCGCCGAACCCCGAGCCCGAGCCGCCCCAGGCGAAGAACGTGACCCTGGTCCCCCGCCGCGGCGCGGAGGTCAGGGTCACCAAGCGTTAA
- a CDS encoding FUSC family protein, whose protein sequence is MDPVRLTLDQLRELRDDIAPRAAERSRASLRRRVERWRSRVFFIAQCALAAGVAWSLARYVVGHKQPFFAPVAAMVCLGFSFGQRLRRVAEVMVGVAVGVGVGDLFVKAFGTGIAQLVFVIALAMSIAVLLGAGNLMTTQAGVQAAIVTTLLPNPNAGFSRWQDAALGGLVALAAATIAPAAAIRRPRQQAAGVLNELAEILIETADGLRARDEEAMTDALRRARASDSQLEVLRTAAEEGVAVVRLSPFRRRHRGGVQEIADLVLPLDRAIRNTRVLVRRCAVSVWRDEAMPDEYPMLLDRLADGTRLIGESLFEPAAEVAAHRVLGELGRRTADLPLPTGLSAVVVLGQVRSTIVDLLELSGMPYDEARTLVPLRLDGLDEK, encoded by the coding sequence GTGGATCCGGTCAGGCTGACGTTGGACCAGTTGCGGGAGTTGCGCGACGACATCGCGCCGCGGGCCGCCGAGCGGTCGCGGGCGTCGCTGCGGCGGCGGGTCGAACGCTGGCGCAGCCGGGTGTTCTTCATCGCCCAGTGCGCGCTCGCGGCCGGTGTCGCGTGGTCGCTCGCGCGGTACGTCGTCGGCCACAAACAGCCGTTCTTCGCGCCGGTCGCGGCGATGGTGTGCCTCGGGTTCAGCTTCGGGCAGCGGCTGCGCCGGGTGGCCGAGGTGATGGTCGGTGTCGCGGTCGGGGTCGGTGTCGGAGACCTGTTCGTGAAGGCGTTCGGTACCGGTATCGCGCAGCTCGTCTTCGTGATCGCGCTCGCGATGAGCATCGCCGTACTGCTCGGCGCCGGGAACCTGATGACCACCCAGGCCGGTGTCCAGGCAGCGATCGTCACGACCCTGCTCCCCAACCCGAACGCGGGGTTCTCCCGCTGGCAGGACGCCGCGCTCGGCGGGCTGGTGGCGCTGGCGGCGGCAACCATCGCTCCTGCCGCAGCGATCCGGCGGCCGCGCCAGCAAGCCGCCGGCGTGCTGAACGAGCTCGCCGAGATCCTGATCGAGACTGCCGACGGCCTCCGCGCGCGGGACGAGGAGGCGATGACCGACGCCCTGCGCCGCGCCCGGGCCAGTGACTCGCAACTCGAGGTGCTGCGCACCGCGGCCGAGGAAGGTGTCGCGGTCGTCCGGCTGTCACCGTTCCGGCGCCGGCACCGCGGCGGGGTTCAGGAGATTGCCGACCTGGTCCTCCCGCTCGACCGGGCGATCCGGAACACCAGGGTGCTGGTCCGCCGCTGCGCCGTGTCGGTGTGGCGCGACGAGGCGATGCCCGACGAGTACCCGATGCTGCTCGACCGCCTCGCCGACGGCACCCGGCTGATCGGTGAGTCGCTGTTCGAGCCGGCCGCCGAGGTCGCCGCACACCGCGTCCTGGGCGAGCTGGGACGCCGTACAGCGGATCTTCCGCTGCCGACCGGGCTGTCCGCTGTGGTCGTGCTCGGGCAGGTCCGCTCGACGATCGTCGACCTGCTGGAACTGAGCGGTATGCCGTACGACGAGGCGCGCACGCTCGTCCCGCTCCGGCTCGACGGGCTCGACGAGAAGTAG
- a CDS encoding phosphatidylinositol-specific phospholipase C1-like protein gives MRVSKTVVAGVVSAALAASGVAGTAYSRSPGNDLRLNQIQVVGSHNSYHRELSPAEQKVQQQQNPGSVDLWYSHAPISQQLEDQNVRALELDLYPDPQGGLYTYPLIRKLTGQGPLTDPAMAKPGIKVMHIPDFDYNTNCDTFVVCLQQVKTWSDAHPAHVPIAINLELKQSDPAVVAAGGVKAPPWDAANLDSVDTEIRSVFSENEILTPDDVRKPGLTLEQSVLTKGWPKLNSVRGQVMFYFDNGGPGAIRDTYSAGKPNLEGRAVFTRGPEGAPDAAVTEVNDPRGANQAEIQRLVQKGYLVRTRSDEPMATIRDKDYTRLGIALASGAQWVTTDFPVAGMAARYDSDYVAKLPGHTPVRCNPVTASAKAAVSEG, from the coding sequence ATGCGCGTCAGCAAAACCGTCGTCGCCGGGGTGGTGTCCGCCGCTCTCGCCGCGTCCGGGGTCGCCGGTACGGCGTACAGCCGTTCACCGGGCAACGATCTGCGGCTGAACCAGATCCAGGTGGTCGGGTCGCACAACTCGTACCACCGCGAGCTCAGCCCCGCCGAGCAGAAGGTGCAACAGCAACAGAACCCGGGATCCGTCGACCTCTGGTACTCGCACGCTCCGATCTCGCAGCAACTGGAGGATCAGAACGTCCGTGCGCTGGAGCTGGATCTCTACCCGGATCCGCAGGGCGGGCTGTACACGTACCCGCTGATCCGCAAGCTGACCGGCCAGGGTCCGCTGACCGACCCGGCGATGGCGAAGCCGGGGATCAAGGTGATGCACATTCCGGACTTCGACTACAACACGAACTGCGACACATTCGTCGTCTGCCTGCAGCAGGTGAAGACCTGGTCGGACGCGCACCCGGCGCACGTGCCGATCGCGATCAACCTCGAGCTGAAGCAGTCCGACCCTGCGGTCGTCGCAGCCGGTGGGGTCAAGGCGCCGCCGTGGGACGCCGCCAACCTGGACAGCGTCGACACCGAGATCCGCTCGGTGTTCAGCGAGAACGAGATCCTGACGCCGGACGACGTCCGCAAGCCGGGCCTGACGCTCGAGCAGTCCGTGCTGACGAAGGGCTGGCCGAAGCTGAACAGCGTCCGCGGCCAGGTGATGTTCTACTTCGACAACGGTGGTCCCGGTGCGATCCGTGACACCTACTCCGCCGGCAAGCCGAACCTCGAAGGCCGGGCGGTCTTCACCCGCGGACCGGAGGGCGCACCGGACGCGGCGGTCACCGAGGTGAATGACCCGCGCGGCGCGAACCAGGCCGAGATCCAGCGGCTGGTGCAGAAGGGCTACCTGGTCCGGACCCGTTCCGACGAGCCGATGGCAACGATCCGCGACAAGGACTACACCCGGCTCGGCATCGCGCTGGCCAGCGGTGCGCAGTGGGTGACCACGGACTTCCCGGTCGCCGGGATGGCGGCCCGGTACGACAGCGACTACGTCGCCAAGCTGCCCGGACACACTCCCGTAAGATGCAATCCCGTCACCGCCTCCGCGAAGGCGGCCGTCTCGGAAGGGTGA